The window TTCCAGTAGAAACAATAAATAAAGGGGATATAGTAGTTTTTAATATTCCTAATGATATGAAAAAAATGGCTAAAGAAAGAGAATATATCTTAAAAGACGCACAAACATTAATGAAAATAGTAGCAGCAACTAAAGATGATATGGTAACAATAAAAAATGATGAACTCTTTATAAATGGTATATCTTGGGGAAAAATGGCCTATAAAGATAGTCATTCAAGAAAACTAGAGCCTAAAAGTGAAAAAGAATTACAGCC of the Fusobacterium necrogenes genome contains:
- a CDS encoding S26 family signal peptidase encodes the protein MKKIILIFIIFIGCLLSQRNKYIINPSKSLTRGIYKTFPVETINKGDIVVFNIPNDMKKMAKEREYILKDAQTLMKIVAATKDDMVTIKNDELFINGISWGKMAYKDSHSRKLEPKSEKELQPKNDDEYLLLSKVKNSFDGRYIGVVKRKDIIYKAELFIKF